The following are from one region of the Tenacibaculum dicentrarchi genome:
- the scpA gene encoding methylmalonyl-CoA mutase, translated as MSRKNIANIQLNLNEKQSVDHKKHEDFVAGTAPNLRGPYATMYVNKPWTIRQYAGFSTAQESNAFYRKNLAEGQKGLSIAFDLATHRGYDSDHQRVQADVGKAGVAIDSVEDMKILFDQIPLDKMSVSMTMNGAVLPILAFYIVAAEEQGVAPELLSGTIQNDILKEFMVRNTYIYPPTPSMKIIADIFKYTAKKMPKYNSISISGYHMQEAGATPEIELAYTLADGLEYLRKGLSVGMDIDTFAPRLSFFWGIGMNHFTEIAKMRAGRMLWAKIVQQFNPKNPKSLALRAHCQTSGWSLTAQDPFNNVARTTIEAMAAVFGGTQSLHTNALDEAMALPTDFSARIARNTQLYLQEETHITKTVDPWAGSYHLEQLTQDISNKAWELIQEIEAFGGMTKAIEKGIPKMRIEQAAAKKQARIDSGQDVIIGVNKYPLTKETPIAILEVDNQAVRLSQIKRLNDIKSKRDNDRVQKSLTNLTNCAISNKGNLLDLAIKAARNRATLGEISTALERVFKRHKAIPKTISGVYADEIKTDKTFREAAKLVSKFIKTQAVKPRIMLTKLGQDGHDRGIKIVATAFTDLGFEVFITPLFQTPEEASKQAIENNVHILGVSSLAAGHKTLVPQVIKALQKHDSENIMVVVGGVIPTKDYPFLFDTGAVGVFGPGTKIAQAAIDILTILIDRTEA; from the coding sequence ATGAGTAGAAAAAACATCGCTAACATACAGTTAAATTTAAATGAAAAACAATCCGTTGACCACAAAAAACATGAAGATTTTGTAGCGGGTACTGCTCCAAATCTGCGAGGTCCTTACGCTACAATGTATGTTAATAAACCTTGGACGATTCGTCAGTATGCAGGGTTTTCTACTGCACAAGAAAGCAATGCTTTTTACAGAAAAAACTTAGCGGAAGGTCAAAAAGGACTTTCTATAGCTTTTGATTTAGCAACACATCGTGGTTACGATTCTGATCATCAGCGTGTGCAAGCTGATGTTGGTAAAGCAGGTGTGGCTATTGATTCGGTTGAAGATATGAAAATACTATTCGACCAAATTCCGTTAGATAAAATGTCTGTTTCTATGACTATGAATGGTGCAGTTTTGCCCATTTTAGCCTTTTATATTGTTGCTGCCGAAGAGCAAGGTGTAGCTCCTGAATTATTATCAGGAACTATTCAAAATGATATTTTAAAGGAATTTATGGTGCGTAATACATACATTTATCCACCAACCCCTTCCATGAAAATTATTGCTGACATTTTTAAATATACGGCTAAAAAAATGCCTAAATATAATTCCATTTCTATTTCTGGCTATCACATGCAAGAAGCAGGTGCTACCCCCGAAATTGAATTAGCTTACACACTTGCCGATGGTTTAGAGTATCTTAGAAAAGGGCTTTCCGTAGGAATGGATATTGATACTTTTGCTCCTAGACTGTCTTTTTTCTGGGGAATTGGCATGAATCATTTTACAGAAATTGCAAAAATGCGTGCAGGAAGAATGTTGTGGGCTAAAATAGTACAACAATTTAATCCTAAAAACCCGAAATCATTAGCTTTACGAGCACATTGCCAAACAAGTGGATGGTCATTAACTGCGCAAGATCCTTTTAATAACGTAGCACGCACCACTATTGAGGCAATGGCAGCTGTATTTGGCGGCACACAAAGTTTACACACCAATGCCTTAGATGAAGCGATGGCTTTACCTACCGATTTTTCGGCACGTATTGCTCGTAATACCCAACTATATTTACAAGAAGAAACACATATTACCAAAACAGTCGATCCTTGGGCGGGAAGTTATCATTTAGAACAATTAACCCAAGATATTAGCAATAAAGCATGGGAATTAATTCAAGAAATTGAAGCTTTCGGTGGTATGACAAAAGCCATTGAAAAAGGAATTCCTAAAATGCGTATTGAACAAGCAGCAGCTAAAAAACAAGCACGAATTGACAGTGGTCAAGATGTAATTATAGGTGTTAATAAATACCCCTTAACTAAAGAAACTCCAATTGCTATTTTAGAGGTTGATAACCAAGCGGTACGTTTATCTCAAATAAAAAGATTAAACGACATCAAAAGTAAAAGAGATAACGATCGTGTTCAAAAATCGTTGACTAATTTAACCAACTGTGCCATATCAAATAAAGGAAACCTATTAGACTTAGCCATAAAAGCGGCAAGAAACAGGGCTACTTTAGGAGAAATCTCAACAGCTTTAGAACGTGTTTTTAAACGACATAAAGCAATACCTAAAACTATTTCGGGAGTCTATGCTGACGAAATTAAAACCGATAAAACATTTAGAGAGGCAGCTAAATTAGTTTCTAAATTCATAAAAACACAAGCCGTAAAACCCCGAATAATGCTAACTAAATTAGGGCAAGACGGGCATGATAGAGGCATAAAAATAGTCGCTACCGCTTTTACTGACTTAGGTTTTGAAGTATTTATTACTCCCTTATTTCAAACACCTGAAGAAGCTAGTAAACAAGCTATTGAAAACAATGTTCATATTTTAGGCGTTTCTTCATTAGCTGCGGGGCATAAAACTTTAGTTCCACAAGTAATTAAAGCATTACAAAAACACGATTCTGAAAATATTATGGTCGTTGTTGGTGGTGTAATTCCTACAAAAGATTATCCATTTTTATTTGACACGGGGGCTGTTGGTGTTTTTGGTCCTGGAACCAAAATTGCACAAGCAGCCATTGATATTTTAACTATTTTAATTGATCGCACAGAAGCGTAA
- the ccsA gene encoding cytochrome c biogenesis protein CcsA — translation MKKIFDILYSTRLTAVLFFIFAIAMGVATFIENDFGTQTSKALVYNAWWFELIQVFFVVNFFGNIFRYRLYKKEKWAVLLFHVAFLLILIGAGITRYISYEGLMIIDEGETTNTFLSDVNYLNVVIDNNEFQKETNNKLLLTALGRNSASFTEYFQPKKDGKNHKITFNLVDYIPWAEEKLVEDKNGTEHLLFVESSSGSRHEHYIKSGTIENIHNILVGFDAKSEDTNINIFKQNDTLKIQTKSAGSYQVMATQHKGSVKKDSIQNFNLRSLYQISGLPFVVPQPAVKGEMKILRGEKNDQKFDMVVFDVTFNNKTERVKLTGGSFNVEGKEQFSIDGLNFRAWYGAKQRKTPFSVKLNDFQLQKYPGSENAASFASEVTVIDKEENFDYRIFMNNILDYKGYKLFQSSYKIEGDKEQTHLSVNHDYMGTLVTYIGYFLLFFGLIASLFVKNTRFDDLKKSLIKIRTKKATLTILFLTSSLLGFSQHQEQQHQVKKLPENEIETLLKKSVVNKKHATLFSELVIQDTGGRMKPAHTFASELVRKVAHTNSFKDLTPSQILVSITESPMFWLNVPFIYLEKGNTKIREILGVKKGAEYACFIDFYDKNGTSKISNLVIEAQKKQIQSKFEKDVIKIEHRVWLLSQALGGGILKIFPIPNDEQHKWVSQPETSQANFKGTDSVFVRQSLPVYFQLLQEAKKTGNYTETNKILDGIKKFQRKFGKEVIPSKNKISLEIAYNKANIFVKLSKYYGFISFLMLVFVFFQIFNNKPWVNYVIKVLIGLVIILFIVHILGLASRWQISGNAPWSNAYESIIFVGLATMLFGLLLGKKSALTITATTFLTSIILFFAHQNWLDPEIANLVPVLNSWWLYVHVSIIVASYGPFALGMILGIFSLFLIIFTNKKNKKKMDIHLKELTVINEMAVTVGLIMLVIGNFLGGMWANESWGRYWGWDPKETWALISIMIYSFVLHMRLIPGLRSRYTFNLWSIMAFASIMMTYFGVNFYLSGLHSYASGDKVITPNSIYYSIAFVVIIGSLAWVKYKKFYKK, via the coding sequence ATGAAAAAAATCTTTGACATTCTTTACTCTACCCGCTTAACAGCCGTATTATTCTTCATTTTCGCAATAGCAATGGGAGTTGCAACCTTTATAGAAAATGATTTTGGAACACAAACTTCTAAAGCCCTGGTATATAATGCCTGGTGGTTTGAGTTAATTCAAGTATTTTTCGTGGTTAATTTCTTTGGAAATATCTTCAGGTATCGATTATACAAAAAAGAAAAATGGGCTGTACTATTATTTCACGTAGCCTTTTTATTGATTTTAATTGGCGCAGGAATTACCCGTTATATTAGTTATGAAGGATTAATGATTATTGATGAAGGAGAAACTACCAATACTTTTTTATCTGATGTCAATTATTTAAACGTAGTTATTGATAATAACGAATTTCAAAAAGAAACAAATAACAAGCTATTACTAACTGCTTTAGGACGTAATTCAGCAAGTTTCACCGAGTATTTTCAGCCAAAAAAAGATGGTAAAAATCATAAAATAACATTTAATTTAGTCGATTATATTCCTTGGGCTGAAGAAAAATTGGTTGAAGATAAAAATGGTACTGAGCATCTTTTATTTGTAGAGAGTTCTAGTGGAAGCAGACACGAACACTATATTAAAAGTGGTACAATTGAAAATATTCATAATATTTTAGTTGGTTTTGATGCTAAATCAGAAGACACAAATATTAATATTTTTAAACAAAACGATACCTTAAAAATACAAACAAAATCGGCAGGTAGTTATCAAGTAATGGCAACCCAACACAAAGGATCGGTTAAAAAAGATAGCATTCAGAATTTTAACCTTCGATCTTTATACCAAATTTCGGGGCTTCCATTTGTTGTTCCTCAACCTGCTGTTAAAGGAGAAATGAAAATTCTTAGAGGTGAAAAAAATGACCAAAAATTTGACATGGTTGTTTTTGATGTTACTTTTAATAACAAAACAGAACGTGTAAAATTAACTGGTGGTAGCTTTAATGTTGAAGGAAAAGAACAATTTAGTATTGATGGCTTAAATTTTAGAGCTTGGTACGGTGCAAAGCAACGCAAAACACCTTTTAGTGTTAAATTAAATGACTTTCAATTACAAAAATACCCTGGTTCAGAAAATGCCGCTTCTTTTGCTAGTGAAGTAACCGTTATCGACAAGGAAGAAAACTTTGATTATCGAATTTTCATGAACAATATTTTAGATTATAAAGGCTATAAATTATTTCAATCTAGTTACAAAATTGAAGGAGATAAAGAACAAACTCACTTATCTGTAAACCATGATTATATGGGAACTTTAGTTACTTATATAGGTTATTTTTTATTGTTTTTTGGTTTAATTGCCTCATTATTTGTTAAAAATACTCGCTTTGATGATTTAAAAAAATCATTAATTAAAATTAGAACAAAAAAAGCCACCCTTACAATCTTATTTTTAACAAGTAGTCTTTTAGGTTTTTCACAGCATCAAGAACAACAACATCAAGTTAAAAAATTACCAGAAAACGAAATTGAAACGCTTTTAAAAAAATCAGTTGTAAATAAAAAACACGCTACTTTATTTAGTGAACTGGTAATACAAGATACAGGTGGACGTATGAAACCAGCACATACTTTTGCTTCAGAATTAGTTAGAAAAGTAGCCCATACCAACAGCTTTAAAGACTTAACACCAAGTCAAATTTTAGTTTCTATTACCGAGTCTCCAATGTTTTGGTTAAATGTTCCTTTTATTTATCTAGAGAAAGGAAATACCAAAATCCGTGAAATATTAGGTGTTAAAAAAGGAGCTGAATATGCTTGTTTTATAGATTTTTATGATAAAAACGGAACCTCTAAAATTAGTAATCTTGTTATTGAAGCTCAAAAAAAACAAATTCAAAGCAAATTTGAAAAAGATGTTATAAAAATAGAACATCGTGTGTGGCTGTTGTCACAAGCATTAGGTGGTGGAATTTTAAAGATTTTTCCTATTCCTAATGATGAACAACATAAATGGGTATCGCAACCTGAAACTTCACAAGCAAATTTTAAAGGAACTGATTCTGTTTTTGTAAGACAATCATTACCTGTATATTTTCAATTATTACAAGAAGCTAAAAAAACAGGAAATTATACCGAAACCAATAAAATTTTAGATGGAATTAAAAAATTCCAACGAAAATTTGGTAAAGAAGTTATTCCTTCTAAAAATAAAATAAGCCTAGAAATAGCCTACAATAAAGCCAATATATTTGTAAAATTATCTAAATACTACGGATTTATTAGTTTTTTAATGCTTGTTTTTGTCTTTTTTCAAATATTTAATAACAAGCCTTGGGTAAATTACGTTATAAAAGTCTTAATCGGTCTTGTTATTATCCTTTTTATAGTCCATATTTTAGGGCTAGCTTCTCGCTGGCAAATTAGTGGAAATGCCCCTTGGAGTAACGCTTATGAGTCAATTATATTTGTAGGACTTGCAACCATGTTATTTGGTTTATTATTAGGAAAAAAATCAGCATTAACAATTACTGCTACCACATTTTTAACATCTATTATTTTATTTTTTGCGCATCAAAACTGGTTAGATCCTGAAATTGCTAATTTAGTACCCGTATTAAATTCTTGGTGGCTATATGTTCATGTATCAATTATTGTAGCAAGTTACGGACCTTTTGCTTTAGGGATGATTTTAGGTATTTTCTCTTTATTTTTAATCATTTTCACCAATAAAAAGAATAAAAAGAAAATGGATATTCACCTAAAAGAACTTACCGTAATTAACGAAATGGCAGTAACTGTTGGTTTAATTATGCTGGTAATCGGAAATTTTTTAGGAGGTATGTGGGCTAATGAAAGTTGGGGGCGTTACTGGGGCTGGGATCCGAAAGAAACTTGGGCGTTAATATCAATTATGATTTATTCTTTTGTACTACACATGCGTTTAATTCCTGGATTAAGATCAAGATATACCTTTAATTTATGGTCAATAATGGCTTTCGCCTCTATTATGATGACCTATTTTGGTGTTAATTTTTATTTATCAGGACTGCATTCTTACGCTAGTGGCGACAAAGTAATTACCCCTAACTCTATTTATTATTCAATTGCTTTTGTTGTAATAATAGGCTCTTTAGCATGGGTTAAATATAAAAAGTTTTATAAAAAATAA
- a CDS encoding phosphatidylserine decarboxylase translates to MKIQFIDRKSGNKITETPPGEGFLKLLYHNPFGKMALLPIVKRKFLSSWYGKLMNKPNSVTKIDGFVKDLSIDMNEAQKPIEDYVSFNDFFYRKLKRGARPIENGFVSPGDGKMLAFENIADIDNFFIKGRQFTLKEFLADDALAEKHKNSSLIILRLAPNDYHRYHFPFKGTPSKMTKIKGSYFSVSPYALAANFTKVFCENKREYCILSSQVKGDIIVAPVGATMVGSIIETYTANLPVKKGDEMGYFAFGGSTIVLIVDKKNIKIDADILKNTKNRIETFVKMGEKIGL, encoded by the coding sequence ATGAAAATACAGTTTATTGACAGAAAATCAGGAAATAAAATTACAGAAACACCTCCAGGTGAAGGTTTTTTAAAATTATTATATCATAATCCGTTTGGTAAAATGGCGCTTTTACCAATTGTAAAACGCAAATTTTTATCTTCTTGGTATGGCAAACTAATGAACAAACCCAATTCGGTTACTAAAATTGATGGTTTTGTAAAGGATTTATCTATCGACATGAATGAAGCCCAAAAACCAATAGAAGATTATGTTTCTTTTAATGATTTTTTCTATAGAAAACTAAAACGAGGCGCACGTCCTATTGAAAATGGATTTGTTTCGCCTGGCGATGGAAAAATGTTGGCTTTTGAAAATATCGCTGATATTGATAATTTCTTTATAAAAGGACGACAATTTACACTAAAAGAGTTTTTAGCCGATGATGCTTTAGCCGAAAAACACAAAAATTCATCGTTAATTATTTTACGATTAGCTCCTAACGATTATCATCGTTATCATTTTCCGTTTAAAGGAACACCTTCAAAAATGACTAAAATAAAAGGTAGTTATTTTTCCGTTTCACCCTATGCCCTAGCCGCTAATTTTACCAAAGTTTTTTGTGAAAACAAGCGAGAGTACTGTATTTTATCATCCCAAGTAAAAGGCGATATTATTGTAGCCCCTGTTGGCGCTACAATGGTTGGAAGTATTATAGAAACCTATACAGCTAATCTACCTGTAAAAAAAGGAGATGAAATGGGTTATTTTGCTTTTGGAGGCTCAACGATTGTTTTAATTGTTGATAAAAAAAATATTAAAATAGATGCAGATATTTTAAAAAACACTAAAAATCGTATTGAAACCTTTGTTAAAATGGGTGAAAAAATAGGCTTATAA
- a CDS encoding methylmalonyl-CoA mutase subunit beta — protein MSNYLFNEFQKSSAAQWKQKIQVDLNGNDYNNTLLWKTDEGITVKPFYTKDDQTNTNINTPEKGFTICQSIYIEDAKKANNFAIDSLKRGAKAIEFKAKTPFDYKILLKNIDVKNTLLYFNLKFLTADFVIELSTFINSKNCYFNIDLIGNLASTGNWFSHSSNGIKELKKIIEHSNNSICINASIYQNSGATITQQLAYTLAHANEYLNYFGGKIANQIHFNFSVGSNYFFEIAKLRAFRILWEALLKEYDVINNKAHVFVKPTSRNKSMYDYNVNMLRSTSECMSAILGGADTVSNISYDDIFHHSNEFGERISRNQLLILQQEAELSEAQNFADGAYYIESITKQLSQNALVVFKTIEKGGGFLKQLKEGIIQRKIKDSSDKEQAKFDAGEIVLIGANKMANDKDLMSNKLSLYPFIKIRNDQTLILPIIQKRLAEKLEQKRLSNE, from the coding sequence ATGAGTAATTACCTATTTAACGAGTTTCAAAAAAGTAGCGCTGCGCAATGGAAGCAAAAAATTCAAGTTGACCTTAATGGGAATGACTACAATAACACGCTACTCTGGAAAACCGATGAAGGGATTACAGTTAAACCTTTTTACACAAAAGACGACCAAACAAACACCAATATAAATACGCCTGAAAAAGGATTTACCATTTGTCAATCAATTTATATTGAAGATGCTAAAAAAGCAAATAATTTTGCAATCGACTCTTTAAAAAGAGGGGCAAAAGCCATTGAATTCAAAGCAAAAACTCCTTTTGATTATAAAATACTTTTAAAAAATATCGATGTAAAAAACACCTTATTGTACTTTAATTTAAAGTTTTTAACGGCTGATTTTGTCATTGAATTATCAACATTTATAAACTCTAAAAATTGTTATTTCAATATTGATCTTATTGGTAATTTAGCAAGTACCGGAAATTGGTTTAGCCATTCGAGTAACGGTATTAAAGAGCTTAAAAAAATTATAGAGCATAGCAATAATAGTATTTGTATCAATGCTTCTATATATCAAAATTCAGGGGCAACGATTACCCAACAACTCGCCTATACCCTAGCCCATGCTAATGAATATTTAAATTATTTTGGCGGTAAAATAGCCAATCAAATTCATTTTAATTTTTCGGTAGGTAGTAATTATTTCTTCGAAATTGCAAAACTTAGGGCTTTCAGAATTTTATGGGAAGCACTTTTAAAAGAATATGACGTTATTAATAATAAAGCACATGTATTTGTAAAGCCAACTTCCCGAAATAAATCTATGTACGACTATAATGTAAATATGCTTCGAAGCACGTCAGAATGTATGAGTGCTATTTTAGGAGGAGCTGATACCGTTAGTAATATTTCTTATGATGATATTTTTCATCATTCAAATGAATTTGGAGAGCGTATTTCAAGAAATCAACTGTTAATTTTACAACAAGAAGCCGAATTGTCAGAGGCTCAAAATTTTGCTGATGGTGCATATTATATTGAATCGATAACAAAGCAACTTTCACAAAATGCTTTAGTAGTCTTTAAAACCATTGAAAAAGGTGGTGGTTTTTTAAAACAATTAAAAGAAGGCATTATTCAACGAAAAATTAAAGATTCTTCGGATAAAGAACAAGCAAAATTTGATGCTGGCGAAATCGTATTAATAGGTGCTAATAAAATGGCTAACGATAAAGATTTAATGAGTAACAAATTATCTCTTTATCCTTTTATAAAAATCAGAAATGATCAAACACTTATTCTACCTATTATACAAAAAAGATTAGCAGAAAAGTTAGAACAAAAAAGGTTAAGCAATGAGTAG
- a CDS encoding UDP-N-acetylmuramoyl-tripeptide--D-alanyl-D-alanine ligase, with protein MKIADLYTLYIQHGLVDTDTRNIRENTLFFALKGMNFNGNKFAEQALKKGAKFAIIDEVAFKTSDKTILVEDVLKTLQDLSSYHRKKLGIPIIAITGSNGKTTTKELINVVLSSTYKTIATIGNLNNHIGVPLTLLSMTKKTEIGIVEMGANHPNEIAFLTKIIQPDFGYITNFGSAHLEGFGSLEGVIKAKSELYDFLIKNNKNIFVNPKDAIQVAKTKDANAVLFEKSIGFIRANPFVKLSFASLEIQSNLIGAYNFSNISAAITIGDYFKISKEKIKASIEKYTSSNNRSQVIKTQNNSIILDAYNANPTSMKVALESFNILDAKHKTVILGDMFELGNYSKRAHQTIVDLTLSFNFDKAFFVGENFNKTEIKCQIKDEIKCQKCISFEALKEYLQKIPVKESTILIKGSRGMALERIVKYS; from the coding sequence ATGAAAATAGCTGATTTATATACCCTATATATTCAACATGGTTTAGTTGATACCGATACTAGAAATATTAGAGAAAATACCTTGTTTTTTGCTTTAAAAGGGATGAACTTTAATGGTAATAAGTTTGCAGAGCAAGCCTTAAAAAAAGGCGCTAAATTTGCTATTATTGATGAAGTAGCATTTAAAACATCTGACAAAACTATTTTAGTTGAAGATGTGTTAAAAACCCTGCAAGATTTATCGAGTTATCATCGAAAAAAATTAGGAATACCTATCATAGCAATAACAGGTAGCAATGGAAAAACAACTACTAAAGAGTTAATTAACGTTGTATTGTCGTCAACCTATAAAACGATTGCAACAATCGGTAATTTGAATAATCATATAGGAGTTCCTTTAACGTTATTATCAATGACGAAAAAGACTGAAATAGGTATTGTTGAAATGGGTGCAAATCATCCTAATGAAATTGCTTTTTTAACGAAAATTATACAGCCAGATTTTGGATACATTACTAATTTTGGAAGCGCACATCTAGAAGGTTTTGGGTCGTTAGAAGGTGTTATAAAAGCAAAATCAGAATTATATGATTTTCTTATCAAGAACAATAAAAATATTTTTGTAAACCCGAAAGATGCTATTCAAGTAGCTAAAACTAAAGATGCAAATGCTGTTTTGTTTGAAAAATCTATTGGTTTTATAAGGGCAAATCCTTTTGTAAAATTATCTTTTGCATCATTAGAAATACAAAGTAATTTAATAGGAGCATATAATTTTTCAAATATATCAGCCGCTATTACAATAGGAGATTATTTTAAGATATCTAAAGAAAAAATTAAAGCGTCTATAGAGAAATATACCTCATCAAATAATCGTTCACAAGTTATTAAAACTCAAAATAACAGTATTATTTTAGATGCCTATAATGCCAATCCAACGAGTATGAAAGTGGCGTTAGAAAGCTTTAATATTTTAGATGCAAAACATAAAACGGTTATTTTAGGAGATATGTTTGAGTTAGGAAATTACAGTAAAAGAGCCCATCAAACTATTGTAGATTTAACGCTTAGTTTTAATTTTGATAAGGCATTTTTTGTAGGTGAAAATTTTAATAAAACCGAAATTAAGTGTCAAATAAAAGATGAAATAAAGTGTCAAAAATGTATAAGTTTTGAAGCACTGAAAGAATATTTACAAAAAATCCCTGTAAAAGAAAGTACTATTTTAATAAAAGGTTCTAGAGGTATGGCGTTGGAAAGAATTGTAAAATATAGTTAA
- the gldJ gene encoding gliding motility lipoprotein GldJ: MKSTLKLFSLLVITVLLVASCKSNSGGSSKSSLTGWNFNDPNYGGYIKGEDKKGKETPPGMTHIEGGSFTMGLVQDDVMFDWNTTPQKMHVRSFYMDETEVTNAEYGLFMQYTKDVFPPKDPQFKNIYQSVLPDTLVWRKGLGNTNLLSESYLRHPSYAEYPVVGVSWLQASKYCKWRTNAVNLKILMDKGVIKNIFKEDSLSFKGKNNFDTDTYLTNPYALFDGDSTIYKKGIPVPRKKGAPRPDKDKFSGRQVTSSDGILAQKFRLPTEVEWEYAAKAIFENREYNNIRGRKKYAWNGKYTRDRDKRRRGDQLGNFKQGKGDYSGIAGWSSDMADIPNAAASYPPNAFGLFDMSGNVAEWVQDVYRPIIDSEANDFNYFRGNIFTKKLINQDGKVVIVGDEMGEIEYDTLENGRIVPKELPGSVKFIPITKEDTYMRRNYNLADNSSLGDGDQASSKDYQLEKDQLGEMSRMYNSPEKPEADRDSLGNVVNNYKYDSKNRATLISDKSRVYKGGSWADREYWLDPAQRRYFPEYMATNFIGFRCATDKMGPMMLNKRKTATPRYSMNKR; the protein is encoded by the coding sequence ATGAAAAGCACGTTAAAATTATTTAGTTTATTGGTTATCACAGTATTATTGGTTGCTTCCTGTAAGAGCAATAGTGGTGGTTCAAGTAAATCTTCATTAACCGGATGGAATTTTAATGACCCTAATTACGGAGGTTATATAAAAGGAGAAGATAAAAAAGGAAAAGAAACTCCTCCAGGAATGACACATATAGAAGGTGGAAGCTTTACTATGGGGCTAGTGCAAGATGATGTAATGTTTGACTGGAATACTACTCCTCAAAAAATGCACGTTCGGTCTTTTTATATGGATGAAACAGAGGTTACAAATGCAGAATATGGTTTGTTTATGCAATATACCAAAGATGTTTTCCCTCCAAAAGACCCTCAGTTTAAAAATATTTATCAATCTGTTTTACCAGATACGTTAGTTTGGAGAAAAGGATTAGGTAATACTAATTTACTGTCAGAAAGTTATTTAAGACATCCTTCGTATGCCGAATATCCTGTTGTAGGAGTAAGTTGGTTACAAGCTAGTAAATACTGTAAATGGCGTACGAATGCCGTAAATTTAAAAATATTAATGGATAAAGGTGTTATTAAAAATATCTTTAAAGAAGATTCATTAAGCTTTAAAGGTAAGAATAATTTTGATACTGATACTTATTTAACTAATCCTTACGCGTTGTTCGATGGAGATTCTACTATTTATAAAAAAGGAATTCCTGTACCAAGAAAAAAAGGAGCTCCAAGACCTGATAAAGATAAGTTTTCAGGAAGACAAGTTACTTCATCAGATGGTATTTTAGCACAAAAATTTAGACTTCCAACAGAAGTTGAATGGGAATATGCTGCAAAAGCAATTTTTGAAAACCGTGAATATAACAATATCCGTGGAAGAAAAAAATACGCTTGGAACGGTAAATATACACGTGATAGAGATAAAAGAAGAAGAGGAGATCAATTAGGAAACTTTAAGCAAGGAAAAGGAGATTATAGTGGTATCGCAGGTTGGAGTAGTGATATGGCAGATATTCCTAATGCAGCAGCAAGTTACCCTCCAAATGCTTTTGGTTTATTTGACATGTCAGGTAATGTAGCCGAATGGGTACAAGATGTATACCGTCCTATTATTGATTCTGAAGCAAATGATTTTAACTATTTTAGAGGGAATATTTTTACTAAAAAATTAATAAATCAAGATGGTAAAGTCGTTATTGTTGGCGATGAAATGGGCGAAATTGAATACGATACTCTAGAAAATGGAAGAATCGTACCTAAAGAATTACCTGGTAGTGTTAAGTTTATCCCTATTACAAAGGAAGATACTTACATGAGAAGAAACTATAATTTAGCGGATAATTCAAGTTTAGGTGATGGAGATCAAGCTTCTTCAAAAGATTATCAATTAGAAAAAGACCAATTAGGAGAGATGTCAAGAATGTACAACTCACCTGAAAAGCCTGAAGCAGATAGAGATTCGTTAGGAAACGTAGTTAATAACTATAAATACGATTCAAAAAACAGAGCAACTTTAATTAGTGATAAATCTAGAGTTTATAAAGGTGGTTCATGGGCAGATAGAGAGTATTGGTTAGATCCAGCTCAAAGAAGGTATTTCCCTGAATATATGGCTACGAATTTTATCGGATTTAGATGTGCTACTGATAAAATGGGACCTATGATGTTAAATAAGCGTAAGACTGCTACACCAAGGTATTCAATGAATAAAAGATAA
- a CDS encoding FtsB family cell division protein: MNLKSIKNSPYYKIITNPYVLILTVFVIWMGFFDENSYLTHREFNHEIEKLNLWITYHENKIKKDKETINKLQNSVQLEHYARERYLMKKENEDIYIIEFDTIPK, from the coding sequence ATGAATTTAAAATCGATAAAAAACAGTCCTTATTATAAAATAATAACAAATCCTTATGTTCTTATTTTAACCGTATTTGTAATTTGGATGGGTTTTTTTGATGAAAATTCGTATCTTACACATAGAGAGTTTAATCATGAGATTGAAAAATTAAATCTTTGGATAACTTATCATGAAAATAAAATCAAAAAAGATAAAGAAACCATAAATAAGCTTCAAAATTCTGTACAGCTAGAGCATTATGCCCGTGAAAGGTATTTAATGAAAAAAGAGAATGAAGATATTTATATTATAGAATTTGATACGATACCTAAATAA